The genomic DNA CTCTGCTAAAGCGCAATGACTGCATCTAACCAGACTttcacacagtaggtgcttaacaaATCCATCAGGGAATGAATCAACTGACTTACAAACCAGAAAATGTGTAACAAATAAAGCAGGAGTAATCATATGAGCATTGTCCTTCAATGTATTTAAGAAACAGCACTGCAGATTTCAATGGAGAAATCAAACTTGTTACATAATAATGCAAATATCCACGGAGATATACCTATTAAAATTCATTGTTTAGAAAGCTGTCTGATGACATCAATACAAGAGTTAGGTTGCTATTTGCTTCCATAAGATTGCTTTAATGGGAACATGTACAAAAAGTGTCCAGTTGTTCAATAAATTATTACTGAATACCTACTATCCGTTAAGCACTATTGAAAGAGCTAAGAAAGCgagtcctcaggccgaggctctatccactgagccaaaccagggagGGCTGGAAAATGTTTTGTCAGCTCCTCAACATGTTAAatcatagagttaccatatgacccaaaaGTTGCACTTCTAGGTACACACCCAAGGGAAATGGAAACATGATCACACAAAATGTTGTACATAaggttcatagcagtgttattcataagagccccaaactggaaacaacccaaacatttatcaactgatgaatgggtaaacaaaatgtggcataccCATACACTAGACTATTATTCGccaatataaagaaacaaaataccaGGACATGAAATAAcatacataaaactttaaaatgttatgttaagtgaaagaaacgagtcacaaatgacaggataTTATAACTGCATTTATGTGCAACGTCCCCATTGGCATACCCCTGGAGGCATATCcatacagaaagcagattagtgactgcccggggctagggctagggtgggaggacagggagggagccctgggaaagggaggctgttggagtccagccccagcaggtccaggggttcccaaaggtgtggacggagtcggcgaagaaggaatgacacggagacagcattcagttgatcagcagcctagccaggatctccagcaagcTCTGTCTTTTAttatcttgttacatctgtatttataccagttgattttaatcctgtcaatttctattccaaaggttagttcgtttcttatctccattccagggagtaaagattatgaagcttaagggtgattgttcgcagttaaagtgattaactactaCCCACCTGgtatttagttaaggggttttattcacaccctaacttcaggggaaaatccctacctggggaaacaacctttctctgagaggtgaccttggttaaaacacatagtgccaagaaggggagcaaacatattaaggacagtatgccatatacgccaggtcccttgaaacatatgctgtgcagatgtttcttccctccAGCGACTGTGTCATGCAGCAAGGATACACCGGCTTCCAGCAGGAGGCGAATATTAAGGGGTATGGGTTTCTCCAGTGTTGCTCAAGTCCTATAATCCGCTTctctctgagggggcgtgggTAGGCCCTGAGCGGGGGCGTGGCTGAGCTCCCAGGCGGGAAGGTGCCAGCTTAAAGCCAGGCTGCAGAGGTCCGCGCTGCTTACTGCGCCAGGCATGGAGCAGGAGTGCACTTGCCTCTGCGGCCCGGGCCCTTCGCGATGCCAGTGTCACCAGCAGCGCCTGGGGCCAGCTGCGATGGTGGCGGCCGACAGCAAGCCGGCCCCAGCCCCTGAAGGGCAGCACGTGGAGGCGGACATGGCGGCTCGGTCCTCCGCGGGGAGTGGAGGGATCAGGAGCTCCATGCCACCCCGGCCGACCCCACGCTGCTCGCTGCAGCACCTGCCTCCCGAGCTGCTGAtggagatcttcgcctcgctccccggcaccgacctgcccagcctggcccagacCTGCACCAGATTCCGCAGCATCCTGCGcaccgacagcatctggagacggcgctgccAGGAGGAATACGGCGCCGTTGAAAACTTGAGGAGCCCGGGGACGATGGCTGTGTCTTGTCGAGAACTCTATGCCAACTTGCTCCACCCATACAGGCacattttgggattgtggcagccAGATAACTGGCCCTATGGAGGACTGCTGTATGTAGTGGTGGAGGGCCCATGCATTGTGGGCCGCACGTACCTGCCTCTCCATGACCCCCGCGTGGATGACTCCTTGCAGTTCAAGCCCGTGTTTAGAATTCGCCTGGCAGAGGGGAAATCGCCCACAGTGCAGTGCACGTACGGCTGCCGAGGGCCCCACAGCTGCCACGTGCAGATTCGGAAGGACGGGCTCTCCACCCAGTGCAACCTGACGCACCACCACAGGATGCCTGGTGGGAGCCGAGAGGATTTCCGCGCGTGGCTGTGGGAAGaatgggggcagacgctcgagcACATTTTCCGGGAGGACCGGCTGCGGTTCGTCCTGATGAAGCTCATCGACCATCAGTATGACGACTGCCGGAACTACCGCCGCATCTACCTCTCCCCGAGCCACCCGGaggacctcatcaggccaggcctcttcaaAGGCACCCACCATGCCCACAACAGCCTAGAGGTtgtcatgctcagcttccatgggaagCATGCCAGGGCCACGAAGGTCACGGGTGACCACCACGTCCCTGCTGGGCAGCAGATGATAGACATCCACCTCAGCCGCCGCATCCAGCTGCCCCATGACATCTTCAGCAATTTCAGCAAGTACTCCCGCCTGGTCCAGGAGGTTCACGAGCAGGTgatccagcagcagcagcagcagcagcagcaagaagacagcACTGAGGACGGCGAGGGCCATGGCCGGCTGAGCCCTGCACAGCCCAGtgtcggggagtccggggctgcagctgtggaggagcagcctgtccagTTTGTCCTGCCTGCGGGCGTGAGCTCCAGTAACCAGAACTACCCCCGagcctgcaggatgtgtttctacgGCCTGGGCATTGCTGCTCGCTCTGGCTCCGCCTACCCCCAGCGTATCCCTGGAGTTTTCCTCCTGTTCGATGAAGACCACTTCGGGTTCATGTGGCAGGAACCGAATTGCCTCAGCCTGTACAGCAGAGTCCAGGTCACCTTCCAGAATGCGGAGGCGCCATCCCCGCAGGCTTTCCAGGACATGCTGGACAACATTCAGTCCCCACCGCCTGACggccccttccctgcccagggGCAACAGCGGGGAGAAGAGGCTTCAGAGGAAGAGCAGCTTCGTGCGCTTTTGGAGGTTTGACCTTCTGACCAGATTACCCACCGTCTTGTTTAtctggttgtttgtttttaatcccctCCCGAGGAGATTtctccattgattattttttaaataaatctttattgttccgattattacagttgttcccca from Myotis daubentonii chromosome 2, mMyoDau2.1, whole genome shotgun sequence includes the following:
- the LOC132226794 gene encoding F-box only protein 31-like, producing MEQECTCLCGPGPSRCQCHQQRLGPAAMVAADSKPAPAPEGQHVEADMAARSSAGSGGIRSSMPPRPTPRCSLQHLPPELLMEIFASLPGTDLPSLAQTCTRFRSILRTDSIWRRRCQEEYGAVENLRSPGTMAVSCRELYANLLHPYRHILGLWQPDNWPYGGLLYVVVEGPCIVGRTYLPLHDPRVDDSLQFKPVFRIRLAEGKSPTVQCTYGCRGPHSCHVQIRKDGLSTQCNLTHHHRMPGGSREDFRAWLWEEWGQTLEHIFREDRLRFVLMKLIDHQYDDCRNYRRIYLSPSHPEDLIRPGLFKGTHHAHNSLEVVMLSFHGKHARATKVTGDHHVPAGQQMIDIHLSRRIQLPHDIFSNFSKYSRLVQEVHEQVIQQQQQQQQQEDSTEDGEGHGRLSPAQPSVGESGAAAVEEQPVQFVLPAGVSSSNQNYPRACRMCFYGLGIAARSGSAYPQRIPGVFLLFDEDHFGFMWQEPNCLSLYSRVQVTFQNAEAPSPQAFQDMLDNIQSPPPDGPFPAQGQQRGEEASEEEQLRALLEV